In Chitinophagales bacterium, a single genomic region encodes these proteins:
- a CDS encoding phosphoglycerate kinase, with amino-acid sequence MSTFTTHSFKNQKALIRVDFNVPLNEKFEITDDTRMRAAVPTIKKILADGGSVILMSHLGRPKDGPTDKYSLKHLVSHLSELLGGTTVLFANDCIGEQAGLTASMMRPGEVLLLENLRFYKEEEKGNEEFAKKLAQLGDVYVNDAFGTAHRAHASTAVIAQFFPKDKRMFGLLMEGEVSSAEKVLHQSEKPFTAIIGGAKVSDKILIIENLLERATDIIIGGGMAYTFMKAQGGQIGKSLCEEDRLDTAKELLVKAKAKGVNLHLPSDSVIADKFAADAETSITPSNQIPDGWMGLDIGPDARVEFARVIKSSRTILWNGPMGVFEMEKFQAGTKAIATAVAEATGTGAFSLVGGGDSVSAVNQFGYTDKVSYVSTGGGAMLEYFEGKELPGIAAVK; translated from the coding sequence ATGTCAACCTTTACTACCCACTCCTTCAAGAATCAAAAGGCCTTGATCCGCGTAGATTTCAATGTGCCCCTGAATGAGAAATTTGAAATTACCGATGATACCCGTATGCGGGCCGCCGTACCTACTATCAAAAAAATACTGGCCGATGGTGGATCGGTTATCCTGATGAGTCACCTGGGTCGCCCCAAAGACGGCCCCACCGATAAGTATTCTCTAAAACACCTGGTCAGCCACCTCAGCGAGCTGCTCGGAGGCACCACTGTACTTTTTGCCAACGACTGTATTGGCGAACAGGCTGGCCTTACCGCTTCCATGATGCGTCCGGGCGAAGTGCTGTTACTGGAGAACCTGCGTTTTTATAAGGAAGAGGAAAAAGGAAATGAGGAATTTGCCAAAAAACTCGCCCAACTGGGAGATGTATATGTCAATGACGCTTTTGGTACCGCCCACCGGGCCCATGCCTCCACAGCCGTGATCGCGCAGTTTTTCCCGAAAGACAAGCGGATGTTTGGGCTTTTAATGGAAGGCGAAGTATCCAGTGCTGAAAAAGTATTACACCAATCCGAAAAACCATTTACCGCCATTATCGGTGGCGCTAAAGTGTCTGATAAGATACTCATCATCGAAAACCTCCTGGAAAGAGCCACCGACATCATTATCGGAGGTGGCATGGCTTATACGTTTATGAAAGCCCAGGGTGGACAAATCGGTAAATCCCTTTGTGAAGAGGACAGGCTGGACACAGCCAAAGAACTATTGGTGAAAGCCAAAGCAAAAGGGGTGAACCTGCACCTGCCCTCCGATAGCGTGATTGCCGATAAGTTTGCCGCAGATGCCGAAACCTCCATTACCCCGAGCAATCAGATCCCCGATGGCTGGATGGGGTTGGATATTGGTCCCGACGCCAGGGTGGAATTTGCCCGGGTCATCAAAAGCAGCAGGACCATCCTCTGGAACGGACCCATGGGTGTATTTGAAATGGAGAAATTCCAGGCAGGAACAAAGGCCATCGCCACAGCCGTAGCGGAAGCCACGGGAACAGGTGCGTTTTCCCTGGTAGGTGGAGGTGACAGTGTTTCCGCGGTAAACCAGTTCGGTTATACGGATAAAGTAAGCTATGTTTCCACGGGTGGCGGAGCCATGCTGGAGTACTTTGAAGGCAAGGAACTGCCGGGTATTGCTGCTGTGAAATAG
- a CDS encoding TPM domain-containing protein has protein sequence MTFFPWRKKPALFSEEERLSIVQAIRDAERMTSGEVRVFVESKCRFMDPVDRAGEIFFQLKMDKTDDRNGVLVYIAVKDHQLAIFGDEGIHKRVGQEFWIKEVKRMTGSFIKENYAEGLRQCVIDIGQVLHQHFPYNNDTDKNELPDDIVFGK, from the coding sequence ATGACCTTCTTCCCCTGGCGCAAAAAACCCGCTCTCTTTTCGGAAGAGGAGAGATTATCGATCGTGCAGGCTATCCGTGACGCGGAGCGCATGACGAGTGGGGAAGTGCGTGTATTTGTGGAAAGCAAATGCCGGTTTATGGATCCTGTAGACCGGGCCGGGGAAATTTTCTTTCAGTTAAAAATGGATAAGACCGATGACCGGAATGGTGTGTTGGTGTATATCGCCGTAAAAGACCATCAATTGGCCATTTTTGGTGATGAAGGGATCCACAAACGGGTGGGACAGGAGTTCTGGATCAAGGAGGTGAAACGAATGACTGGAAGTTTCATAAAAGAAAACTACGCTGAAGGCCTTCGCCAATGTGTGATCGATATCGGGCAGGTACTTCATCAACATTTTCCCTATAACAACGATACGGATAAAAATGAATTACCGGACGATATCGTCTTTGGTAAATGA
- a CDS encoding LemA family protein — MKGTRNIGLIVIVGILVIFLFWGCNGYNGVVKQDENVKNMWSNVQSSYQRRADLIPNLVNTVRSEATFEQQTLIQTIEARYKNLGGIKVDPNQLTPENIQKFQQAQGELSSALQRLMVVVENYPNLKANEGFRNLQAQLEGTENRINTARNDFNGAINTYNTKVRSFPMNLLAGMFGFNPKEGFKADEGSQNAPKIPENMMETK; from the coding sequence ATGAAAGGAACACGTAATATTGGATTGATTGTTATTGTTGGTATTCTTGTGATCTTCCTCTTTTGGGGTTGTAACGGATACAACGGTGTTGTAAAGCAGGATGAGAACGTAAAGAACATGTGGAGCAACGTACAAAGCTCTTACCAACGTCGGGCAGACCTGATCCCGAACCTGGTCAATACAGTTCGCAGTGAAGCTACCTTCGAACAGCAAACGTTAATTCAAACCATTGAAGCCCGGTATAAGAACCTGGGTGGTATCAAGGTCGATCCGAATCAGCTGACTCCCGAGAATATTCAAAAATTCCAACAGGCACAAGGAGAGTTAAGCAGTGCCCTTCAACGACTGATGGTAGTGGTAGAGAACTATCCTAACCTGAAGGCTAACGAAGGGTTCCGCAACCTGCAGGCACAACTGGAAGGAACGGAGAACCGGATCAATACGGCCAGAAATGACTTTAACGGAGCCATCAATACGTATAATACCAAGGTAAGGTCATTCCCGATGAATCTTCTTGCCGGTATGTTTGGCTTTAATCCCAAAGAAGGCTTTAAAGCCGATGAAGGCAGTCAGAATGCGCCGAAGATTCCTGAAAACATGATGGAGACAAAATGA
- a CDS encoding TPM domain-containing protein: MRLLFTTILLFTTFCLTAQVDKAIPDPPNPARLYNDFTSTRDFLTTHQAEELEQKLVAFDDSTSNQIAIVIMGNLKGYEANEFATALGRKWKVGSKDFNNGIVVLISTGEDDTRRDAYIATGYGLEGAIPDITAKRIVDNELVPYLKEGKGSYYRGLDNTVDALIKAAAGEYVAPKGYANRKDKDGLHPLLIFALIVGFWLLIAFIKGGGKGGGMMSRRGYRGWVGPWIGTGGWSGGGGGGWSGGGGGGGFGGFGGGSFGGGGAGSSW, from the coding sequence ATGCGCCTACTTTTTACTACCATATTATTGTTCACTACGTTTTGCCTGACCGCACAGGTGGACAAAGCAATACCAGATCCTCCCAACCCCGCCCGGTTGTACAATGACTTTACCAGTACCCGGGATTTTCTGACGACCCATCAGGCGGAGGAATTGGAGCAGAAATTGGTGGCCTTCGATGACAGCACTTCCAACCAGATCGCGATTGTGATCATGGGAAATCTGAAAGGCTATGAGGCCAATGAATTCGCGACAGCCCTTGGAAGAAAATGGAAAGTGGGAAGCAAGGATTTTAATAACGGGATCGTGGTGTTGATCTCCACCGGCGAAGATGATACCCGCCGCGATGCCTATATCGCTACCGGATATGGCCTCGAAGGGGCGATACCCGATATCACAGCAAAACGAATCGTTGATAATGAATTAGTACCCTACCTAAAGGAAGGAAAGGGTAGTTATTACCGCGGGCTTGATAATACCGTAGATGCCCTGATAAAAGCCGCCGCAGGTGAGTATGTGGCACCAAAAGGATATGCCAATCGTAAAGACAAAGACGGTTTACATCCGCTTCTCATTTTTGCACTCATCGTTGGTTTCTGGTTGCTTATCGCCTTTATAAAAGGGGGTGGCAAAGGAGGTGGTATGATGTCACGCCGTGGTTACAGAGGCTGGGTAGGTCCATGGATCGGCACCGGTGGCTGGTCGGGCGGCGGAGGCGGAGGTTGGTCCGGCGGCGGTGGCGGCGGTGGATTCGGCGGATTTGGTGGAGGAAGTTTTGGTGGTGGTGGAGCCGGAAGCAGCTGGTAA